In one window of Pseudodesulfovibrio sediminis DNA:
- the argH gene encoding argininosuccinate lyase, translated as MAEKKMWGGRFAQGTAASMEAYSESVSFDWQLYAEDIRGSQAHARVLAKQGFLTEGEATTICDGLETVKAEIEAGDFTWKTEMEDVHMNIESRLTEIIGPLGGKLHTARSRNDQVALDFRLHVGTRLVAWQASLTALIDVLVARAEEHRGTMLPGCTHFQPAQPVSLAHHLLAYAQMFKRDHERVTDALKRVRVMPLGAAALAGTTHPVNPQAVADDLGYEAIFANSMDAVSDRDFVLESVFAGSLVMAHLSRICEEIIIWANPNFGYVKLPDQYATGSSIMPQKKNPDACELMRGKTGRVVGSLMSLLVLIKGLPMTYNRDMQEDKEPFFDADKTVSASLGIMADMLRQIEYVPEKMAATVKKGFLNATELADYLAAKGMPFREAHHITGAAVAHAEAKGIGLEDMDIAEFKQFSEDIEEDVFDVLDYTAAIERRTSPGGTGPDSVNVQIVRLKEWLAAV; from the coding sequence ATGGCAGAAAAAAAAATGTGGGGCGGGCGGTTCGCACAAGGAACCGCCGCTTCCATGGAAGCATATTCCGAATCCGTGTCGTTTGACTGGCAGCTCTATGCCGAGGACATTCGCGGCTCGCAGGCGCACGCCCGCGTGTTGGCCAAGCAGGGGTTTCTGACCGAAGGCGAGGCCACGACCATTTGTGATGGACTCGAAACGGTCAAGGCAGAAATCGAAGCCGGTGATTTTACCTGGAAGACCGAGATGGAAGATGTTCACATGAACATCGAGTCCCGACTCACCGAGATTATCGGCCCCCTTGGCGGCAAACTGCACACTGCGCGTTCCCGTAACGATCAGGTCGCACTGGATTTTCGACTGCATGTGGGCACTCGCTTGGTCGCTTGGCAGGCGTCCCTTACGGCTCTTATTGACGTGCTTGTCGCTCGTGCAGAGGAGCATCGGGGTACCATGCTTCCCGGTTGCACCCATTTCCAGCCTGCCCAGCCTGTCAGCCTCGCGCATCATCTGTTGGCGTACGCGCAGATGTTCAAGCGGGATCACGAACGGGTAACCGACGCCTTGAAGCGTGTACGCGTCATGCCGCTTGGTGCGGCCGCTCTGGCAGGGACCACCCATCCGGTGAATCCGCAGGCCGTTGCTGACGATCTTGGTTACGAGGCCATTTTTGCCAACTCCATGGACGCTGTCTCCGATCGGGATTTCGTCCTTGAGTCCGTGTTCGCCGGTTCCTTGGTCATGGCGCACCTTTCCCGTATCTGCGAAGAGATCATCATCTGGGCCAATCCGAATTTTGGGTATGTGAAGTTGCCGGACCAGTATGCGACCGGTTCTTCCATCATGCCCCAGAAAAAGAACCCTGACGCCTGCGAACTTATGCGCGGCAAGACCGGGCGCGTGGTTGGTTCCCTCATGAGCCTCCTTGTGCTCATCAAGGGTTTACCCATGACGTACAATCGGGATATGCAGGAAGATAAAGAACCGTTCTTTGATGCAGACAAGACCGTGTCCGCTTCCCTCGGCATCATGGCCGATATGCTCAGGCAGATCGAATATGTGCCGGAGAAGATGGCCGCTACCGTGAAGAAGGGCTTCCTGAACGCTACCGAGTTGGCAGATTATCTGGCAGCCAAGGGCATGCCGTTCCGTGAAGCGCACCACATAACCGGTGCAGCCGTGGCCCACGCCGAAGCCAAGGGCATCGGCTTGGAAGACATGGATATTGCTGAATTCAAGCAATTTTCCGAGGACATCGAAGAGGATGTTTTCGACGTTCTGGATTACACCGCTGCCATTGAGCGGCGCACATCTCCGGGCGGGACAGGCCCCGATTCCGTGAATGTGCAGATTGTTCGGTTGAAGGAGTGGCTTGCTGCCGTTTAG
- the folP gene encoding dihydropteroate synthase — protein MNDVKWILKGGKVLGPAPFFIAGVVNVTPDSFYDGGAHPDMSTAVAHGLELAEQGAAILDVGGESTRPYAAPVSEAQELDRVVPVIKALAEAETAAVISVDTSKAKVAAQALDAGADILNDVSAFSFEPELLDVISQYKPGYVLMHSLGKPEDMQDAPRYADVVDEIKRFFEDKIELLDKAGLPLDRIVLDPGIGFGKTLEHNLIILKEIDRFFDLGALVYMGLSNKSLWQGLLGLEVGERQNATQAATALMAAKGVPIHRVHEVALSMQTLTIARNLA, from the coding sequence ATGAACGACGTAAAATGGATATTGAAAGGGGGCAAGGTCTTAGGGCCTGCTCCCTTTTTCATTGCCGGAGTGGTGAATGTTACCCCGGATTCCTTCTATGATGGCGGGGCGCACCCTGACATGAGCACCGCTGTCGCCCATGGCCTGGAGCTGGCTGAACAAGGGGCGGCGATCCTTGATGTCGGGGGTGAGTCCACAAGGCCCTACGCCGCCCCGGTGAGCGAGGCTCAGGAACTGGACAGGGTGGTGCCGGTCATCAAGGCGTTGGCCGAAGCCGAGACCGCTGCCGTTATATCCGTTGACACCTCCAAGGCCAAGGTCGCAGCCCAGGCTCTGGATGCTGGCGCGGATATTCTCAACGATGTCTCTGCGTTCAGTTTCGAGCCCGAACTGCTGGACGTCATCAGTCAATACAAGCCCGGTTACGTGCTCATGCACTCTCTTGGAAAACCAGAGGACATGCAGGATGCGCCCAGGTATGCGGATGTGGTCGATGAGATCAAGCGGTTCTTTGAGGATAAGATTGAACTGCTTGACAAAGCAGGCCTTCCTCTGGACAGGATTGTACTTGATCCAGGCATTGGGTTCGGCAAGACCCTGGAACATAATCTGATAATTTTAAAAGAAATAGACCGATTTTTTGACCTTGGTGCCCTTGTCTATATGGGGTTGTCCAACAAGTCGCTCTGGCAGGGGCTTCTCGGACTTGAGGTGGGAGAAAGGCAAAATGCTACCCAGGCAGCTACCGCGCTCATGGCAGCCAAGGGTGTCCCCATTCATCGTGTGCATGAAGTTGCGCTATCCATGCAAACATTGACCATAGCTCGCAATTTAGCGTAG
- the cdaA gene encoding diadenylate cyclase CdaA — MFELFGIQVTWRVLLDIGLVAFIYYNLIILVRGTRAAAVLYGLVVLLVVYYVAEKFNLYTLNALLGEFLTSIFLVIVILFKTDIRKALASVGTKKFWTKSQVRDDTLEQLTRAVMTMSETLTGAILVIEKNMPLGDIVERGIELDAKVNTELIETIFVTDTPLHDGAVIIRRDRIVAAACILPLSNKLRGQPMYGTRHRAALGISEGSDAITIVVSEERGEVSVAMNGRLTTSLDEVRLIRVLKNALGR, encoded by the coding sequence ATGTTTGAACTTTTCGGTATACAGGTCACCTGGAGGGTCTTGCTCGATATCGGGCTCGTGGCCTTCATCTATTACAATCTCATTATCCTGGTTCGTGGCACCCGCGCAGCGGCTGTTCTTTACGGTCTCGTGGTGTTGCTTGTGGTCTATTATGTGGCGGAGAAGTTCAACCTCTACACCCTGAACGCTTTGCTGGGCGAGTTCCTGACGTCCATATTTCTGGTGATTGTCATTCTGTTCAAGACCGATATTCGAAAAGCATTGGCATCGGTTGGCACCAAAAAATTCTGGACCAAATCCCAGGTACGGGACGACACCCTTGAGCAGTTGACCCGGGCTGTCATGACCATGTCGGAAACGTTGACCGGTGCCATACTCGTCATAGAGAAGAACATGCCGCTTGGCGACATCGTTGAACGTGGCATCGAGCTGGACGCAAAGGTCAACACCGAACTCATCGAAACAATTTTCGTGACCGATACCCCCCTGCATGACGGGGCTGTTATCATCCGCCGTGATCGCATTGTGGCGGCTGCCTGCATCCTGCCGCTGTCCAACAAACTCAGAGGACAACCCATGTACGGCACTCGGCACAGGGCGGCATTGGGTATCTCCGAGGGATCCGATGCCATCACCATTGTCGTCTCCGAAGAGCGGGGCGAAGTTTCAGTCGCCATGAACGGCAGGCTGACCACCAGTCTGGATGAAGTCCGTCTGATCCGCGTACTCAAGAATGCTTTGGGACGGTAA
- the ftsH gene encoding ATP-dependent zinc metalloprotease FtsH — translation MNNHMKNLVIWAIIFVLMVVLFNLFNQPPVPKDMPSYSEFLSMVDRGDVAEVKIQGPKISGVKSSGESFQTYAPDDPKMIDTLIQKGVQVNAEPPEESPWYLTMLLSWFPMLLLIGVWIFFMRQMQGGGSGGRGAMSFGRSKARLISEETAKVTFEDVAGVDEAKEELSEVVDFLREPRKFTRLGGRIPKGVLLVGGPGTGKTLLARAVAGEANVPFFSISGSDFVEMFVGVGASRVRDLFAQGKKNAPCLIFIDEIDAVGRQRGAGLGGGHDEREQTLNQLLVEMDGFESNEGVILVAATNRPDVLDPALLRPGRFDRQVVVPNPDLRGRERILKVHSRKTPLSPEVDLEVIARGTPGFSGADLENLVNEAALAAAKLGKDHVDMSDFEEAKDKVMMGGRERRSMILSDDEKKTTAYHEAGHALVAKLLPGTDPVHKVSIIPRGRALGVTMQLPGEDRHNYSKQFLLNNMAVLMGGRVAEELVLDQLTTGASNDIERATKTAHNMVCMWGMSEKLGPMSFGDNQEQVFLGKELIHDKSYGEETAKLIDNEVRRFVDDAYQKATALLKDNMEALAAIALALLDRETITGADIDLLMEGKELPPMENGNGGSTGNTSGGAPKGYTADGKAVDGSGPGYKPKSESDGKEDDFILEDDDSDNDGDGGEDKIQ, via the coding sequence TTGAACAACCATATGAAAAATCTTGTTATCTGGGCAATCATCTTCGTCTTGATGGTCGTCCTGTTCAACCTTTTTAACCAGCCTCCGGTTCCCAAGGACATGCCTTCCTATAGCGAGTTCCTGTCCATGGTGGATCGAGGAGACGTCGCGGAAGTCAAAATACAGGGGCCGAAAATCTCCGGTGTGAAGAGTTCCGGTGAATCGTTCCAGACGTATGCCCCGGATGATCCGAAGATGATCGATACCCTCATTCAGAAGGGGGTGCAGGTCAATGCGGAGCCGCCCGAGGAATCCCCCTGGTATCTGACCATGCTCCTCTCCTGGTTCCCCATGCTTCTGCTCATCGGCGTCTGGATATTCTTCATGCGTCAGATGCAGGGCGGAGGCAGCGGTGGACGCGGAGCCATGAGCTTTGGCCGTTCAAAGGCACGGCTCATAAGCGAAGAAACCGCCAAGGTCACGTTTGAAGATGTGGCCGGTGTCGACGAAGCTAAGGAAGAGCTTTCCGAGGTCGTTGATTTCCTGCGGGAACCCCGCAAGTTCACCCGTCTGGGTGGGCGCATCCCCAAGGGTGTTCTGCTGGTGGGTGGTCCCGGAACCGGTAAAACCCTGCTGGCACGCGCCGTGGCCGGTGAAGCCAATGTCCCGTTCTTCTCCATTTCCGGTTCGGATTTCGTGGAGATGTTCGTCGGTGTTGGCGCTTCCCGTGTGCGCGATCTTTTTGCCCAGGGTAAGAAAAACGCTCCCTGTCTTATTTTTATTGATGAAATCGACGCCGTCGGTCGTCAACGTGGTGCTGGCCTCGGCGGCGGGCATGACGAGCGCGAACAGACGTTGAACCAGTTGCTGGTCGAGATGGATGGCTTCGAGTCCAACGAAGGTGTTATCCTTGTTGCGGCCACCAACCGTCCTGACGTTCTCGATCCGGCGCTGCTCAGGCCCGGTCGTTTTGACCGTCAGGTCGTGGTTCCGAATCCTGATCTGCGTGGTCGTGAGCGCATTCTCAAGGTGCACTCCCGCAAAACGCCGCTGTCTCCCGAAGTCGATCTGGAAGTCATTGCCCGCGGTACTCCCGGATTTTCGGGAGCCGATCTGGAGAACCTCGTGAACGAGGCTGCTCTGGCCGCTGCCAAGCTTGGCAAGGACCATGTGGACATGTCCGACTTCGAAGAGGCCAAGGACAAGGTCATGATGGGCGGTCGTGAACGTCGTTCCATGATCCTTTCCGATGATGAAAAGAAAACGACGGCCTACCATGAGGCCGGTCATGCTCTGGTCGCCAAGCTGTTGCCCGGTACCGACCCCGTGCACAAGGTCTCCATCATTCCGCGCGGTCGCGCTCTGGGTGTGACCATGCAGCTTCCCGGTGAAGACAGGCACAATTATTCCAAGCAGTTCCTCCTCAACAACATGGCTGTCCTCATGGGGGGCCGTGTGGCTGAAGAATTGGTTCTGGATCAGTTGACCACAGGGGCGAGCAACGATATCGAGCGCGCCACCAAGACCGCGCACAACATGGTCTGCATGTGGGGTATGTCTGAAAAGCTCGGTCCCATGAGTTTTGGTGACAACCAGGAACAGGTCTTTTTGGGCAAGGAACTCATTCACGACAAGAGCTATGGCGAAGAGACTGCCAAACTCATCGACAACGAAGTTCGTCGATTCGTGGATGATGCGTATCAGAAGGCCACTGCGTTGCTCAAAGACAACATGGAGGCTTTGGCGGCCATTGCCCTGGCGTTGCTCGACCGTGAAACCATCACCGGCGCTGATATTGATCTGCTCATGGAAGGCAAGGAATTGCCGCCCATGGAAAATGGAAACGGCGGGTCTACGGGCAACACCTCTGGTGGGGCGCCCAAAGGATACACTGCCGATGGCAAAGCTGTTGATGGCTCCGGCCCCGGATACAAGCCCAAAAGCGAATCCGATGGCAAAGAGGATGATTTTATCCTCGAAGACGACGACTCCGATAATGACGGGGACGGCGGAGAAGACAAGATTCAGTAA